CCGTCCCCAGCTCATAACCTACGAAGTTGCGCGAGTTGTGGCAGTAGGTGCAGCCGACGCCCAGCGACCAGGCCTGGTAGTTCATCACGTTCTGGTTAATAGTGACCTGCTCCTGGGTGCGCCCGCCGTCGTAGGTTAGCGCCAGAGCGCCGCGCCCGCTTTCAGGAACGTTAGGATCGAAGGGTTTCCAGACGAAATAGTTATAGATGTAGTAGAGCACCGAGTCCTGGAGACTGATCGGCTGGCGCAGGGCTTCGGGTTTGAGCGCCGGATCGGTGATCGCCACGCCATTCTCATCGAGCGGATCGACCGTCACCAGAATATCGGGGACGCTCTTGATGAACTGGACGCCAAAGCTCTCCAGGTTGTTGGGCGCGTTGTTATGGCAGGTGGCGCACTGCACATAGTTTCCGCGCCAGTTGGGCAGGTTGACGATATACTCGGCGTTGACATCGCTTACCAGATAGAGCATGTTGCGGGCGGCGATCTTCTGCGGGTACTCGTCACTGGCGAAGTTCTGGAGGTTATGGCAGTACTGGCATCCGACGCCGAGGGCGGCGGAGACATACTGTTGCATATAGGTCCAGATTTGCGCCGAGGTCATGCCGGCGAGGACCTGCACGTTGACCGTGTTGGGATTGGCCTGCACCCACGCCTGGCCAGCCTGCACCCCTTCGGTCCAGGCCTGTTCGCCGAGCCATGGCTGGCGGCCATCGGTGGGCGTATTCGGTTGCGCCCTGGTGATCACCTGAATCCCGTCGCTCGGGCTCCAGGGCGTCGCGGCGGCTTGAGCCGCAGCTCTGCGCTCGGGGGCGAGCACCAGACTATACACCCACCAGAACGTCGCCGTCGTTACCACGGCAACGAGGATGCCAACGGCCACCGAGATGAAGACCGCAGCCTGTCGTTCACTGGGCCCGGTTGGCGCTTGCATAGAGATCTCCTCGAGCTCCAGGTCAGGAGCCCGGCGCTACCGCACCAGGGGCAGCCGGCTCCGACATATACGTCAGGGCGTCAGGAGGACGGTCGCGCTGCACAGCCTGCCTCGGGGGAGTGCGGGATGCGGATACAACGCCAGGGAAAGCGCGCGTAGTTGACCCTGACCGTGCACCTGTCAGTATACACCCGATGCTTTGGAAGGTCAAACAATGTTCTATGTGCAAAAGCCGGAATAATCCTGGCAGTAAGATGGCAACAACCGCCAGCACCCCCTGCTGGCGGTTGTTGCCAATCCCGTGGCGCTCTAGCCGCCGGCGGGCGCCAGGCGCCACAGGTCTCAGCCGAGCAGGGCGCCCAGATAGTGCAGTATCAATACGCCAGCGGGCGTTCCGGCTGGAGTCAGGTTGTCGAGCCAGTTGTAGCGAACCGAACTGAGCACGATGAAGTGGATCAGCAGCGCGACAACAAAACCCAGGATCGTAAAAAGGACGATGTTGGTGCGCACTGGACTGCGTGGAGGCATAGGCCGCTCCTTACCTTGGAAGGCAAACCATTACAAGACAACACCCGCTCCGCCTGCATTAGAGAGTAGGGCTTAACCACGGACGCCACAGCCAGACCAGCAGGTGCGCGATCGCGGCGATCACGCCAAAGGCCCAGAACGACTTCACTACGATGTCATGCATGAGCCAGTCCTGGTTGTTGAACAGCGGCCGCCATTTCGGGGGAACCAGATTGTCTTCTTCGCGCATGGATAAACCTCCAGCTTACTACAGCGGGACCACTGACCGGACGCCAGGCACACCTTGCGATCCTGGCGTTGCATGCCCCTCCCTCCACCCTCACGGCGGGAGTTGCACAGCGGGAAAGGTATAGGATGTAAATACCTTATACTGCTCTAAATTATATAGAAGGCAAGAAAGATTGTCAATCGTTGCTTTTAAGCAAAAAGTAGCGATCCGTTTACAAACCGCAGCCCTTTGCTCCCCAGAAACGGAAGGGCTGTGGTATGATACTGGTGAAGAATGGAACCCGGTACGCCGCGCCTCTGGTCGCCTTTCCTTCACCCGGCGCCAGAGAAGAGACGGTTCAGGAAGGCGAGCCTCTCCCTTCAAACCTATGCCCGATGAACTGTGAAGGAGCCCCGTGTGACCCTGCTGCTGCTGATTCGCCACGGAACCAATGATTGGGTACACGGACGACTGGCTGGCTGGACGCCAGGCGTGCATCTCAACGACGAAGGACGCGCGCAAGCGGCCGCGCTGAGCGAGCGGCTGGGCGATCTGCCCATCGCGGCGATCTACACCAGCCCGCTTGAGCGCTGTGTCGAGACGGCTGCTGCCATCGCGCAGCCGCGCGGGTTGCAGTTGCGCCTGGTGGAACAGATCGGCGAGGTGCGCTACGGCGAGTGGCAGGGCGCTGAACTGAAGGAACTCTATAAACACGAACTGTGGCCGGGCGTACAGTTCTATCCCAGCGGCACCCGATTCCCCAATGGTGAGACCCTCGGCGAGGCCCAGATGCGTATGGTTCAGGCCCTTGACCGCCTGCGGGCCCTGCACCCCGGGCAGACTATCGCCGTTGTGTCCCACGCCGACATTATTAAACTGGCCATTGCCTACTATGTGGGCATGCATATTGATCTGTTTCAACGGCTGGTCATCAATCCAGCTTCGCTGACCGCCATCGCGTTTGAGCGGATGGGACCGCGCCTGCTGGCGTTTAATGAAACCGGCTCTCTCGCCCACCTGCGCCTGAAGTCCGAGTCCCTCGCCGCAACCGAGCAGCCTGTGGCAGGCGCCGAGGCCGCCTCCCCGACGCCTGCCGCGACGAACTCCGCCGCCGGCAACGGCGAAGGCCCTTTGCCGGCGGCGAAGCACCTAGAGCAGGAGCATGTCTGAGTTTACCTACGATCTGGATGCCGTGCAGCGGATCACCGTGGGCGCCGTCGGTCCTAAGGGCCAGCGGGTCTTCTACATGCAGGCGCGCCGGGGATCGCGCCTCATCACCCTGCTTGCCGAGAAGGAACAGGTTCGCGCCCTTGCCGAAGCAATCGGGCGCCTGCTCGACAGCCTGGCTGAGAAGAACCCGCGCCTCGCCACCTCCAATGACTTGCTGGTCACCGATATGAGCCTGGAAGAGCCCCTGGAACCGGAGTTCCGCGTCGGCCAGATGGGCCTGGGCTACGATCCCGAACGCGATCTGATCGTCTTGCTGATCCAGGGGATCAGCGACGATGACGAGGAACAGCCAACCGCGCGTTTCTCGGCCACCCGGCCCCAGATGCGCGCCCTGAGCAGCCACGCCGCGCAGGTGGTGGCCGCCGGTCGCGCCATCTGCGGCAACTGTGGCCGCCCGATCGATCCATCGGGGCATTTCTGTCCCGAACGTAACGGCCACGGTCCCATCCGCGGCACGCCATGATCCTGACGGGTCGGGCTGCCCTGGCTGGGGCGAACCATGTTTCCCTGGCGCGCAACTGCGCGCAGCCCTGAAGGTTGCGCTACTGTGGGCGGAGAACGGCTCCCCATGCGCGCGCAACCGGCCGCATAGCCAGACCGCGTCCTACAGGAATACTGATCGAAGCATACTCCAGCCATGAACGAGCAGCAGCCTCAGACCATCGAGGTAGCCCAGGTATTGGAAGCGCTGGCCAGGGGTGATATGTCGGTTGAGACCACCCTGCCCTACAGCAGCAACTATACGCTGCTCGCAACCATTACCTATGAGGAACACCGGCTGCTCGCCGTCTACAAGCCGCGTCGCGGCGAGCGCCCGCTCTGGGATTTCACCCGCGGCACCCTGTATCGCCGCGAGGTGGCGGCATACGTGGTCTCCGAAGCCCTCGGTTTCGGCCTCGTGCCCCCTACCGTGCTCCGCGACGGACCCTATGGCATCGGCATGGTGCAGTTGTTCATCGCCAACGACGAGGACGCGCATCTCTTCACGATGCTCAAGGAAGGGGGCTATGAGTCTGTCATTCGGCGCCTGTGCGCCTTCGATTGCCTGATCAATAACGCCGATCGCAAGAGCGGTCACGCTCTCAAGGGTCTTGATGGACGGCTCTGGGCGATTGACCACGGGATCTGTTTTCACCACGAGCCGAAATTGCGCACCGTGCTATGGGATTTCGTCGGCGAGGCGTTGCCCCCCGAGGTGATTACCGCGCTGCACGCCTTCCGCGCCCGACTCGATGCCGGCGACGCCGTCGCGCAGGCTCTCGACGATCTGCTCGATAAGGTCGAAATCCGCGCCCTGCGACGCCGCCTCGACCACCTGCTCGCTACCGGCGTCTTTCCACCGCCCGGCCCCGGCCCCAATGTGCCCTGGCCTCCGGTATAGCGTCCTATGGACTGCTGAATCCTTCCAACACCTCTTCATACTCCCTTCACAACTCCTCCGTATCCTGATCGTGATAGATAGCACCGGAGTTGACGGAGGTCTCTACCGATGGAACGTAGACGCAACTGGTTGGGACTGGCCGCCCTCGCCCTGGCGAGCCTGGCCCTGGTTATCAGTCTTGGCGCGCTGTCCGGCGCATGGCGGACTCGACCGGCCGCGACCGTGGCCCAGACGCCGCCAGTTACATTCATTGCGCCCGGCCCCGGTGGGCGCTTCGAGGACTTACGGGGCAACCCCCCGCCGCCATTCGCGGCGCCACGGTGGAAGCATCACGCCGAGGGGCATCACTTCGCCCCCCATCCTGGCGGCTTC
This region of Chloroflexaceae bacterium genomic DNA includes:
- a CDS encoding DUF3090 family protein, whose amino-acid sequence is MSEFTYDLDAVQRITVGAVGPKGQRVFYMQARRGSRLITLLAEKEQVRALAEAIGRLLDSLAEKNPRLATSNDLLVTDMSLEEPLEPEFRVGQMGLGYDPERDLIVLLIQGISDDDEEQPTARFSATRPQMRALSSHAAQVVAAGRAICGNCGRPIDPSGHFCPERNGHGPIRGTP
- the pufA gene encoding light-harvesting antenna LH1, alpha subunit — its product is MPPRSPVRTNIVLFTILGFVVALLIHFIVLSSVRYNWLDNLTPAGTPAGVLILHYLGALLG
- a CDS encoding MSMEG_4193 family putative phosphomutase, which translates into the protein MTLLLLIRHGTNDWVHGRLAGWTPGVHLNDEGRAQAAALSERLGDLPIAAIYTSPLERCVETAAAIAQPRGLQLRLVEQIGEVRYGEWQGAELKELYKHELWPGVQFYPSGTRFPNGETLGEAQMRMVQALDRLRALHPGQTIAVVSHADIIKLAIAYYVGMHIDLFQRLVINPASLTAIAFERMGPRLLAFNETGSLAHLRLKSESLAATEQPVAGAEAASPTPAATNSAAGNGEGPLPAAKHLEQEHV
- a CDS encoding photosynthetic reaction center cytochrome c subunit family protein, yielding MQAPTGPSERQAAVFISVAVGILVAVVTTATFWWVYSLVLAPERRAAAQAAATPWSPSDGIQVITRAQPNTPTDGRQPWLGEQAWTEGVQAGQAWVQANPNTVNVQVLAGMTSAQIWTYMQQYVSAALGVGCQYCHNLQNFASDEYPQKIAARNMLYLVSDVNAEYIVNLPNWRGNYVQCATCHNNAPNNLESFGVQFIKSVPDILVTVDPLDENGVAITDPALKPEALRQPISLQDSVLYYIYNYFVWKPFDPNVPESGRGALALTYDGGRTQEQVTINQNVMNYQAWSLGVGCTYCHNSRNFVGYELGTASNIAHPEYGYNKLKAQRMLQLTTWLKENWTAYGALPKDAIPSELEGGASRFSYQQIDGQFYNVPGCYTCHQRAAIPRAAINRNAIPEGDTGVVILPPILRGTP
- a CDS encoding SCO1664 family protein, which translates into the protein MNEQQPQTIEVAQVLEALARGDMSVETTLPYSSNYTLLATITYEEHRLLAVYKPRRGERPLWDFTRGTLYRREVAAYVVSEALGFGLVPPTVLRDGPYGIGMVQLFIANDEDAHLFTMLKEGGYESVIRRLCAFDCLINNADRKSGHALKGLDGRLWAIDHGICFHHEPKLRTVLWDFVGEALPPEVITALHAFRARLDAGDAVAQALDDLLDKVEIRALRRRLDHLLATGVFPPPGPGPNVPWPPV
- the pufB gene encoding light-harvesting antenna LH1, beta subunit, which translates into the protein MREEDNLVPPKWRPLFNNQDWLMHDIVVKSFWAFGVIAAIAHLLVWLWRPWLSPTL